The DNA segment ACACTTGCTTTCTTTGCTGTCTAACAGTGGGCTGTTTAGAGAGATGTTATGCTGCAGCTTTTTTGTTAGATCTCCATTGATGCAATTTGGGAATACAGTTTTTGGGATGTATGATGGCATGTCATTTTCAATTATTATATCTCCTTCATCTTCACTCTCCCCTTCTGCCgtactgtagtggttagcatagggTGCAGTAGCTATTGTGTTGTTATGTTGGCTTGGACTACTGTCCGTTGAGACGGCAGAGCTCCCAGAGGCCCTGCTGCTGCGAATGACGTTATTGCGTTGATTTGCTGGCTTCACGGTAATGATAAGGTTGTGACTGTTTGCCACCATCATGTCAGTCACTTGGTCCAGCGACTTCCCAGCAACGTCAATTCCGTTCACCTCTAGTATTTCATCATTTACTGCGAGCAAGCCCGTGCTCTCCGCTAGACCACCTCGTACAAGCCGTGAGATGAAGATTCCTGGGACCTTCTCTACTCCTTGAGGGGCTACCCGTACACTCACCCCATCGCGAATATAGAATCCAAGCGGCTTGTCAGAGCCATGTTTGTGAAGACGGACTCTGCGGTGGGTTTCTGGAAGGATGTCAACGTCGATTATGGAAGAGATCTGTCGGAAATCCTGAGGCATTCCAATCAAGATGTGAGGCTTTGACTTGTGATGTACAGGGCGAAGGACATGAAGACCTTTCTTCTTGCGCAGCAGTGAATTTGTTCCAAATGCTCCAGAGTCACCTTCAGCtgcaggaagaaaaaaaaatatttggTTAGTTTTCTGAAGCAACATTTGAGCTTTTATATAAGGAAAGGAAAATCAAAATCACTCAGCAGTTCTCAGATCCAGATCCTAcccaaaaaataaatattttctccACATTCTTAGCCAGTGTCAGAAAACTCCTTAAAGTCCGCCTGTTACCTTGTTAGTATGTTGCAGAGATACTGCTTGTCAGTTGCAGTGAAGAGAATCTGAAGTTCAAGTTTGTTACTGCATTGCACTGTACATGAAATGGAACATTGTAAAGGATAAATTCATGGAGAACAGAACACCAAAAAGGGAGtgcaagaaacacacacacacacacacaccactccccccccccccggaggaactcagcaggccagggaacatctatggaaatgtcaactgtactcttttcctggcctgctgagttcctccagtgtttgtgtgtgttgcttggatttccagcacctgcagattttctcttgtttgtaagtaGTAATTTTACAAATCTTGTTTTCAATCGGCATTTCAGGATAGTCAGAAATATTTGTCCTTTTTAAAATGGAAGGACAATCCAAGATGCACCACGATCCTAAATACTCAGGAAAATAACGTGGGATGGTCAGATATTGTCTGCATAAAATGGCACAGAGGCCGATTAACACTTTCTTtccaccccacccacccttcAAAACATACCACAAATTCCCAACCTTAGAACAACTTAAAGTATGGGAAATACTCTTACGCTACAAGCACTATTTAGATTGCACAACAAATATATAGGGGTATTTAAATATTACCACTGAGATCACTTTCCAGCTGCTGCAGAAACTAATTTAATGGGAATAATCAAATAGTGTATGACAGCTCATCCATCACCTGATGCAAGACCACCCATTACAGACTAGAGGTCCTTTAGCCGTTAAAAAGCATTTCAACTCATTTGAGTTATTGTTAACTCTTGTTACCACAAATGATGGTAGAATTACTACTGTTAGACCACCGTCAAGAAACTAGTGCATTTTTGTGGCTAATTGAATTACTTTATGATCAGATTTGTTAATGCATTAGCTGATGGTTTGGATGGTAAAATTGAAAATATTCAGATAAGATCAGATTTCTTTTCAACTAACTAAACTGTCCACTGCTGCTGTAGATTCCAGAATCTGAACTGATTAGGC comes from the Mobula hypostoma chromosome 14, sMobHyp1.1, whole genome shotgun sequence genome and includes:
- the pard6a gene encoding partitioning defective 6 homolog alpha, translated to MSRHHRTPARTVDNLIEVKSKFDAEFRRFALKRSNIGGFQEFYQLIQAVHQIPYVDVLLGYTDIHGDLLPINNDDNYHKAVSSANPLLRVIIQRRAEGDSGAFGTNSLLRKKKGLHVLRPVHHKSKPHILIGMPQDFRQISSIIDVDILPETHRRVRLHKHGSDKPLGFYIRDGVSVRVAPQGVEKVPGIFISRLVRGGLAESTGLLAVNDEILEVNGIDVAGKSLDQVTDMMVANSHNLIITVKPANQRNNVIRSSRASGSSAVSTDSSPSQHNNTIATAPYANHYSTAEGESEDEGDIIIENDMPSYIPKTVFPNCINGDLTKKLQHNISLNSPLLDSKESKCKGSLNSLNMHSDGSNKINSSHGNMREDGTIITL